The following are from one region of the Bradyrhizobium sediminis genome:
- a CDS encoding tripartite tricarboxylate transporter permease, whose product MLDLLWHGLVNIAQWKYLLPLFAGTFIGVIGGSLPGVTITMTVIVVLPFTYGLDPLAGLAAMTGVYVGGSTGGLIACCLLGIPGSPASIATTFDGFPMSRNGEPGRAIWLGVWASVWGGLLGALFLVFLTGPLAAIALEFGPWEYFSLFVLAMAMVAGLTESSLLKGLISTAFGLLITLVGHDPIGSVPRFTFGSEFIGGGFPFLPVLIGIFAFAQIMTDLEKLNLPHGHAPESLAGIRLERFSHLKVNLEIFRQPFLLAWATIVGLIIGILPAIGGSASSVMAYDQAKKFSKTPERFGKGHPEGIIASEASNNANVSGSLMTIMAFGIPGDAVTAVMLGAMTIHGIQSGPLFISQNPDLAYGIYAAYILAHPCMLLICVALMPLMLRVTSVRMAVLAPVVLVLCVVGAYALNNTMQSVYVLLLFGVVGYVLVKLGFPLAPLILGLILGDQIEINLVRAIMTDADPWLFLTRPISGGLLLAAAASVVAAIWQHMRHQNRVIEEEPDF is encoded by the coding sequence ATGCTCGATCTGCTCTGGCACGGCCTCGTCAATATCGCCCAGTGGAAATACCTGTTGCCGCTGTTTGCCGGCACGTTCATCGGCGTGATCGGCGGCTCGCTGCCGGGCGTCACCATCACCATGACGGTCATCGTGGTGCTGCCGTTCACCTACGGGCTCGATCCGCTGGCGGGCCTTGCGGCGATGACCGGCGTCTATGTCGGCGGCTCGACCGGCGGCCTCATCGCCTGCTGCCTGCTCGGCATCCCCGGCTCGCCGGCGTCGATCGCCACCACCTTCGACGGCTTTCCGATGTCGCGCAACGGCGAGCCGGGCCGCGCCATCTGGCTCGGCGTCTGGGCATCGGTCTGGGGCGGACTGCTCGGCGCCCTGTTCCTGGTGTTCCTCACCGGGCCGCTGGCGGCGATCGCGCTGGAATTCGGGCCGTGGGAATATTTCTCGCTGTTCGTGCTCGCCATGGCGATGGTGGCGGGGCTCACCGAATCCTCGCTGCTGAAGGGACTGATCTCGACTGCCTTCGGGCTGTTGATCACGCTGGTCGGCCACGACCCGATCGGCAGCGTGCCGCGCTTCACCTTCGGCTCGGAGTTCATCGGCGGCGGCTTTCCGTTCCTGCCGGTGCTGATCGGAATTTTCGCCTTCGCGCAGATCATGACCGATCTGGAGAAGCTCAATCTGCCGCACGGCCATGCGCCGGAATCGCTGGCCGGGATCAGGCTCGAGCGCTTCTCGCATCTCAAGGTCAACCTCGAAATCTTCAGGCAGCCGTTCCTGCTGGCGTGGGCGACGATCGTCGGGCTGATCATCGGCATCCTGCCGGCCATCGGCGGCAGCGCCTCGAGCGTGATGGCCTATGACCAGGCCAAAAAATTCTCGAAGACGCCGGAGCGTTTCGGCAAGGGCCACCCCGAGGGCATCATCGCCTCGGAAGCCTCCAACAACGCCAATGTCAGCGGCTCGCTGATGACCATCATGGCATTCGGCATTCCCGGTGACGCCGTCACCGCCGTGATGCTCGGCGCGATGACGATCCACGGCATTCAGTCGGGACCGCTGTTCATCTCGCAGAACCCCGACCTCGCCTATGGCATCTACGCGGCCTACATCCTGGCGCACCCCTGCATGCTCCTGATCTGCGTCGCGCTGATGCCGCTGATGCTGCGCGTGACCTCGGTGCGGATGGCGGTGCTGGCGCCGGTCGTGCTGGTGCTCTGCGTCGTCGGCGCCTACGCGCTCAACAACACCATGCAGAGCGTCTACGTGCTGCTGCTGTTCGGCGTCGTCGGCTACGTCCTGGTCAAGCTCGGTTTTCCGCTCGCGCCCCTGATCCTGGGCCTCATTCTCGGCGACCAGATCGAGATCAACCTGGTGCGCGCGATCATGACCGACGCCGATCCCTGGCTGTTCCTGACCCGGCCGATTTCCGGCGGGCTGTTGCTGGCGGCGGCGGCCTCGGTCGTGGCGGCGATATGGCAGCATATGCGCCACCAGAACCGGGTCATCGAGGAAGAGCCGGATTTCTGA
- a CDS encoding tripartite tricarboxylate transporter TctB family protein, producing MSIGRDGIAGLILLAISLVLLVQSFQLPSLPIVPVGPGFYPAIVLSFMAAGSALLVLQDLLSHRAPVVATAPDTPRRNYRLVVIAFAIVGFYVALLPLLGFRVATALFVGALQAALGRPRTARQWAVLAAIALGTAAVSYFVFERYLLVLLPRGAWTGF from the coding sequence ATGAGCATCGGCCGCGATGGAATTGCTGGGCTGATCCTGCTCGCGATCAGCCTGGTCCTCCTGGTCCAGTCGTTCCAGTTGCCGTCCCTTCCCATCGTTCCGGTCGGGCCGGGCTTTTACCCGGCCATCGTGCTGTCCTTCATGGCGGCCGGGAGCGCGCTGTTGGTGTTGCAGGACCTCTTGAGCCACCGCGCGCCGGTCGTTGCCACAGCGCCCGACACACCCAGGCGAAATTATCGCCTGGTGGTGATCGCATTCGCGATCGTCGGCTTCTATGTGGCGCTGCTGCCGCTCTTGGGATTTCGCGTCGCCACGGCGTTGTTCGTTGGCGCGCTGCAGGCCGCATTGGGCCGGCCGCGAACGGCGCGGCAATGGGCGGTGCTCGCCGCGATCGCGCTCGGCACCGCCGCGGTGAGCTATTTCGTCTTCGAACGCTATTTGCTGGTGCTGCTGCCGCGCGGCGCGTGGACGGGTTTCTGA
- a CDS encoding Bug family tripartite tricarboxylate transporter substrate binding protein translates to MARLSVTMAGAAALIGVLAALSAPAMAQYPDRPIKMIVPWAAGGDTDNIFRPFAVELQKHIGQPVVIANVGGASGTVGAREAKNAAPDGYTVYAVHDYIHLTFYAGISDVKYSDFEPVCLVAATPSVLTASAKTPWRNWQELAADAKKRPGEITVGATLGSTSHIFPALIEKQAGLKFKFVSYDGLAPRMNALLGGHINLTDSNLTQKGKVEAGLLRFIAIASEKRDPESPDVPTLKELGMNIVFEVVRGLVVPKGTPAPVRAKLEEGCTKATKEPGFAQAMKVQGTRVAFLNANDYGKFLAKIDDENKAIMTDLGLIKK, encoded by the coding sequence ATGGCAAGATTGTCCGTGACGATGGCCGGCGCTGCCGCGCTGATCGGTGTGCTGGCTGCTCTATCGGCACCCGCCATGGCGCAATATCCCGACCGCCCCATCAAGATGATCGTGCCATGGGCCGCCGGCGGCGACACCGACAACATCTTCCGGCCATTCGCCGTCGAATTGCAGAAGCACATCGGCCAGCCCGTGGTGATCGCCAATGTCGGCGGCGCCTCCGGCACCGTCGGCGCACGCGAGGCCAAGAACGCGGCACCCGACGGCTATACGGTCTACGCGGTGCACGACTATATCCATCTGACGTTCTATGCCGGCATCAGCGACGTCAAATACAGCGACTTCGAGCCGGTCTGCCTGGTCGCGGCGACGCCCTCGGTGCTGACCGCAAGCGCCAAGACGCCCTGGAGGAACTGGCAGGAGCTCGCCGCCGACGCCAAGAAGCGGCCGGGCGAGATCACGGTCGGCGCCACGCTCGGCTCGACCAGCCATATCTTCCCGGCCTTGATCGAGAAGCAGGCCGGCCTGAAGTTCAAATTCGTGTCCTATGACGGCCTCGCGCCGCGGATGAATGCGCTGCTCGGCGGCCACATCAACCTCACCGATTCCAACCTGACGCAGAAGGGCAAGGTCGAAGCCGGGCTGCTGCGCTTCATCGCGATCGCCAGTGAGAAGCGCGATCCGGAATCGCCCGACGTGCCGACGCTCAAGGAGCTCGGCATGAACATCGTGTTCGAAGTGGTGCGCGGCCTCGTGGTCCCCAAGGGGACGCCCGCGCCGGTGCGCGCCAAGCTCGAGGAGGGCTGCACCAAGGCGACCAAGGAGCCGGGCTTCGCCCAGGCGATGAAGGTGCAGGGCACCCGCGTGGCGTTCCTCAATGCCAATGACTATGGCAAGTTTCTCGCCAAGATCGACGACGAGAACAAGGCCATCATGACCGATCTCGGCCTGATCAAGAAATGA